tttaatctttgagtAACGATAAGAGCAGCTcgtgcagctcctcctcctccgccgtgaCGCGCGGCTGCCGCGCTCCGCCTGGCTGcgccgcgctgcgccgcgctCGTGCGTCAGGGCGCAGCAGGACAGGGGGCGGCGGCAGGCAGCAGCACTTCAGGGCTGCAAGTTAGACTGGGAGGTCGTCCCGTCAGGTCGACACATCGACTCCACCGCAGAGGATCTGTCCGGACATGGAGGGCGTCAGTGCGTACGGCGCTGCGCTCGCAGGGAGAGGCTTCGACTTCCAGAAGTTCATCCGACAACCGCAAACTATCGTGCGCCTGCTCAGCTGGGTGAGTccaacacctcctccaccaacacCGAGGCTGCAGATCCGCAGCAGTTCACATGAGATTCAACCGGATCTGGGAACAGGTGCGTCTGCCCCGGAAGCCATGAACCGCTGAGGTGGGGTTCGGGGCAGGCGGCGCCTTCGGGCGGagtttttatttgctttgatcaacaggctgctgctgctgctgcgcaccGTGTTTGGTGCAGCTGTTCTGACAGTTCAACATGTCTGCTGTCATCGAACATCTTCACTTCCGGCAGCTCCACGGAGCCTGATCAATATCTCTGCGTTAACGCTGATCGTGTTGACTGGCTtcattcagggtttttttttttttccagagagaaAGTTTTTAGAAGTTTGAACACACATCTGATCGGCTGTTTCCAGACAGCTCATAATGCTCACTTCAAGGTTTTAGACTAAAACAAGGCTATCAAACTCTGGAACCATAGCAATGACATAAAAACTGCGTAAAATGAAAGTATTCACTTGTATAGACTTCTTTCCctaaaacctgaaaaaagttGACATTTTCAATGAAGTGCAAATTCCCACTGTGGCGTCTTAAAGATTCCTGCTGTCTAAAACAGTGAAACGTGATGAAACCATCATCCGCTTGCAGCATTCACGGCTGTGCATCGCTGCATGGTTTAGATGCTACTTTACCTTCAAATCTCTTTATAAGTCTGGATCTCTCACTCCACCACACAGATTAGATTAGAAACAGCGTactcttttattaaaaaaaaaaaaaaaaagttaatattttCTAAACTTCACATGCAAAGCCACAGTGGAGCCCCTGGTGGGCCAGTTTTGACCtgtgagccttatgtttgaaacCACTTGCCTATCATGTGAAACAGAGTATTCAAGAAGACAGTCgatacaaataaaaatatccTCCTCTGCAGTGCTGAGTGACGGTGAGCACAAATACTCAACAGGTTTATCCGTCCTTGACTGTCTCCTCGGTGAAATGAATCTGTGATATCTCATCATCGTCCACCAAAGATGGCTGCTGTTTGCCTGGTCAATGGAGTGTAAACTATTTTAGTACTGCAgctaatgcacacacacacacacacacacacacacacacacacacacacacacacacacactgtaacttTGAACAACGGTTGAGCAGGATAGTGACGTGTGTCTAATGTGTGAGGCACAGTGTGTGTCCTTGGTTGTAACCCCGGATTATGTTTGGGGAAACTCTGCAAACATGTGAGAGAGATTATGtatatatgagtgtgtgtgtgtgtgtgtgtgtgtgtcactggtAAACAGGGAACTGACAGGAAGGTAAGGTGACACCTGTCCCCTGCTGACCCCTGTTTTTCATTCGTGGTCAACCTGTGCTATGGAtttccccctcacacacacacacacacacgcagcagcagctgttctcAGCCCATCTCGGAGTTGTCATGGCTTGATCACCGTGTGTATCgagtgtttttaatcttttttctaAGAAGCCAGCACCTCCGGGACAAAGGGAGGCCTGTGTGGCTGTGAGCCCGCCCACAGGTCGCACAGAGCAGCACACCTGCTCCAGGAACAAAGACAAACCCACACAGGCTGGGCCATTGTCTCTGAAATGTTGGATCTACCCTCTGTAGATAAATGTAACTCATCCATGGGAGCGTTATGTTGTTTACTGAAAGCTCAGAGATGGTATCCGTCGGCCATCTGTCACTCAGCACACAAACTCTTTCTTGTTCTTTAGAAAAACCCATCTGTTGCTCTAAAAGTTCCCATTTTCACTGTTGTTGAGCGTTTAATCTCTCCAACACCGTCTCCCGCTCGGCCCCTCTGTGCCGACGGTCCCGTCCCGCCACCGGGACCCCGGCGGCCCCTTCGGTCCGCTGAACAgtccctctctgtcctccctctccctctccctctcccgctCCCGTTCGGAGTGTTGTCCGGGAGCTGGTGGCATCTCGGGAATCACATGGCAGGCAGCTGCACTCAGAAGTGGGTCACATGGTTTGGTGGGTAATCAGAGCAGATAGTGGGCCGACCACGGGACCGCCGGAGACACCGGGAGCGGGATGAGcgagggaggggcggggggaaTCTGAGGGGCAACACGAAAAGAGGCTGCTGACAAGTTGAGTTGCATCACAGCCTGTTTTTATTCCTGTGAATTAGAAAATATTCAGTAAAACAGAGCAACAGGTCTTAAAAATGGTAGATTATGTCATTGTAACAAGGCTTCCAGCACTGGAAAAAGCGGCTGAAGTCATCAATATTGACACTTTTGTAGGGAACATGGTTGGACTCCTGAAAAATGTGCTGTGTTTCAGTTTACGGCTCatcaaaacagcttttcttgATTAAATGAATAATGTCTGAAGAAACTACAGTCAGATTTCCCTTCATGCTATCTTCATATAAATTCCTTGAATTAAGCCGATTATGTGCTTATTTGTTGCACATATTTGTCAGAAACCTTCTTCTAGTTCATCTATTGGTGAAATCAAACAGATGAACTTATCAAAGTTTTTAATGCTTGTTTGGtagctgtttttaaaaattttttatCAGAGGTTGGTCTTGTGAGGAAAGAACTCTTGATATCTGTGTTTCTCATCTGTCGATGTTATTGAACTGCTTCATTAGGGAAGCTTTTACCCAGAGAGTCTCAGCCTGCCGGCTCTCACACCACTTCCTGCCTGCTTCCGCCATCTCCATGTCAAAAAGATAGACttgtgctatttttttttaccaaaacaCAACTCGACTTGGCTTCTTGTTTTGACcttattttggaacaaaaaagtgaaatggaaataattctatttttaacaaaaccagtgatgcatggaaaaaaaaagtaccagcagaagaaaaagcagTTTGGTTTTAGTGGTAGAAGAAGCACCTTTTAAGTGGAGTTTTAGGGGAGATGGAAGTCTCGGTCacagtttttacatttattaacTAACAGCGGCGTTCGCTGCCTTGACGCCTGGAAAACATCCCTGAAAATGTTTAACTTGGCTTTAGAAACAAAGGAGACGGCTGTGTAAACCATGCAAGTTGTGGTTAATGGGTACAAAAGATTTGCAGGTTTGTTAAAGGTTGGAGAAATGTGACTCCCTCACCGTCTTTTTCTCgttcctgtttcctgcaggtGTTCGCCATCGTGGTGTTTGGCTGCATCACCTCAGAAGGGTACATCAATCCGCCCTACAGCAAGCAGGTGAAGTGCATCTTCAACCAGAACGACTCGGCCTGTCAGTACGCCGTCACCATCGGCGTGCTGGGCTTCCTGGCCTGCGTCGCCTTCCTGCTCCTGGACGTTTATGTGCCGTTTATGAGCAACGCGCAAGAGAGGAAGTATGCTGTGATCGCTGATCTGGGATTCTCAGGTGAGCAGGATCTTTTCAGCTCGTTGTTGTTGTGTGGTTTTCTCGTTTGGTTTCCTTCACTTCCATCTGTGTGCTTACAAACGTTCCAACAATCACGGCGACTGTTATCTAAGTTGCACGCTCCTTCCCGGTTTCTTCCTGCAGTTTCAGTGTGTGAATCTGAGCGTCTTCACGCAGACAGACTCTGGGATTCGGTCTAACAGAGCGCCGACTGTCTCCCGACATAATGTTTTATTCTTCGCCGTTGGCAGTGGCTGATGAGTGAGGGGGATAGCCTCACACACCgatgaaaataaacattcatcGGTACACAACACCGTCCACAGTCCGCCATTCTTATGGGGAACAAAGACGTGGTGGTCTGAAAAACGCCGTCTGTTCATTGGAGCAGAtggatacttttttttcccccccttttctttgtttttctgttgtcagGAATTTACTTTTCATATCGGCGGGGTTCACGCTGAGCGATTGTgaccgctgtgtgtgttttcaggggcGTGGACCTTcctgtggtttgtgtgtttctgcctgTTGGCCAATCAGTGGAGTTTCACTCAGGATATCAGTGGCATTCCCGAAGACGCCGCACGCGCCACCATcgccttctccttcttctccatcGCCACCTGGGTGAGCACGACTGACGGCGTCTTCACGCCGTTCTGCCTGCGTCTCGCATTTCGTGTTGGATTTGTTTGAGTTACAGATCATATTTTAATGTTAGAGACTATTTGGAACAAACTTTTCAATGTGCTCTGTGAAGACTGCATTGCAAATTTGAGAAAAATGGAAAACCATATGTGGATTTTGACTTTTGTCAAACAATAGCCCTCAAATTACATACTCATCCTGCAAGAACAAAGACTTTAtttgtttctctctgctttATATTGTTGATAGCTTACAGAAAGCTTCACAGAAACCTTCATCGTTGGACACTGCTGTTTATTGACCAGGGTCTCAGGGTCGTCTCAATCCCGTCTACTGATTTTTGGCAATAAGTCACACAATGACGAGTGTTTGGCTGCTTGTTTTTAAAAGACTAGAAGTCATTCCAACTTGCACCAAACCACCTGATTAGTTTTTAGATCTTAGATTCTGAGTGAACAGTTCTCAACATCCAACATGTCAGGAGTAATGAGGTGTATGGATTATGAGAGGATAAAGTTGCTGCAGCCATCAGACAGCGGGTGAGATTTCTTTGCATTTCCTGGCGTGATGAGGAAGATAATGTGGAACAGTCCCAGTCTGCTCTGACTCCAGTTCAGCGTTCAGGATGTAAAGTGTCTGTTACTGACACCCTGGTGTTAGATACCGCAGGTCCTGCACAGTTCATGCCTCCACAGGCTCAAGCTGAACGACTTCCAGCTCTGTGGTTCGAGTGTTTCAGCGTCTCTGCGTCGGGGTCTCCTGTGTCTCACCTCCACGGTTCATATCCTCCACAGGGAATCTTAACCTACTTCGCTCTGGGTCGTTTCCGCCGTGGAGTCAACGACGTGAGCATCCCCGCCTACACGGAGCCCCCGCCCGCGCCGGACCACCACACCCCCTACCCCCCCACCTACACCCCCACCTCCTACAACCCCACCACCTACACCCCCACCACCTACACGGCGTACCCCGGCGAACCGGCCACCGAcgtgagccagcagcccccctaCGACCCCGGCCTCCAGCCGCCGCAGGGCGACTACCAGCCCCCCAAGTActgaggtggtggtggtggtggggggcggggccgtctGCCGCCAGGCCGACTGACTGCACGGACGCGGAGCTATATCATATTGATGTGGTTCTCCAGCCGCTTTCACGTGTGGAGGATCTGAGCGGCGCGACTCGCAGCGGCGCCGCGTTTACGTCAGATCTGAAGACATCGGCCGGCCGCGGAGATTACAGCTGATGGTTGGGCAATCCCACCTTGGACCTGCGTGCAAAGATGCAACTTTTACCTCAAACGTGCTGCgtggggggggtcagaggtcagaggtagGATGTATCGGTTATACAACGACAGGATGAGGAGTGCTTATGACAGCACcgttttttgttagtttttttttttgttgttgtttttttcggTGGGGTGAGAACTAAATATGTGCATCTGCACATAACAATCCTCGATGCAAAACTGCCATTTTAATGGTCGTCTGTGCCTGATTGTATTTTCTTATTTGGTTCCGtggatttttctcatttcacctGATTTCATGTTGAAGACGTATTAACAGCTTTGGTTGGAATAAGTTGATCTGTAATTTGAGTCGACTTCTATGACTTTCAAGccaaatgtccttttttttctaaatttatttgccataaatgaataaaatcaacTCTGAGAAGTGCTTTTTGGACAACTACGCTGATTCTGTTTGCcataataattatttaaaatgaatgcggtgcattttttcccctcagaaaACTTGAGATTATAAATGATCGACGTGTGGCTGAAAGCAGAATCACTCACTGGACCTCCGGAGTCACCTTTGCCCTTTCAACTTGCTCCTCAGATAGCAGCCAGGGAGTGACATTCAGATAACTGCACACTTACAGAACAGGTTTATCCTGAGCACGGCCTCGTACTCACAAGTCACTCATTAACTACCAGCAACACTCGCGTTTCTCTTATTTACAGGCAGCGACACACAGTTTAGCTCCTGTAAACGTGAGAATCACCCCCCCGTTGTTGGTTTTATTCTGCCGCTTTGTGTCTGATCTCAGTACGTTTGTCGGTTTAACACCTCGGCTGTTTTGTGCGGATCCGGCGGCTCTGGAAACTTGGCCCGGGGATTAGCTTTGGCTCATTGTTCCAAGCTTGTGTGAGCCGGCTTCAGAGCTGCACTCTCGTCGTGTTACGACACCTGTTGTTGAGAATATCTGTCACTGCCTCTTTACTGAAAccaattcataaaaaaaatgattttctgcTCAATCATGTCTCTCTAAACTCTGGAGGGGTGAAATTTGTATGACAAAAAGTTGCCACAAAGCTAAATTGAATGATTATTGATTTTTGATACTGCAGTAAAAGTTGcctggattatttgcttttttGCCCCCGTCTTTAATGTGCTTTTCTTCGAGGTACATGTTGGAATTTATGATGCcacattaaatattttataaaaACGTTTGTTTTTGATTAAAGTGTCATTTCATGTCTTACATCTTTATTCAGAGATCTCTGCCGTCACGTACCAACCATCCGATGGTGCAGTGGACGTAGTTTAGCTTCACGCTCCCTGCTGAATACCGCCAGGATTTGAACGGTTTATTTTGGTCCTCCGTCTGAGAGTGTTGGATTACATGTCGGTGTTTCAATCGGTTAAAACTAAACTCACCTTTTCATGAAGAActtcacatttttcaaacatgtttactgatttttttaatacatcCTCACACAAACCACCATTGCCCACAATATTTTTGCTATTTACAATACTGACATCTATTCTGTAACAAGTAGGATTCAAACCTGCGTCCAACACTTGAGGTCAGTACTTTCAGTCACAAATCGCTTAAGATCTAAAAATTTCAGATATCACAGCAACTAAATATGTCACAAGTAAAGCTAGACATTGTATTCATTTTAAGTGCTTTTTCATATCAAGTAGTAttacacaataacacacaactATATGTAAAAAACACTGCTGATTAATCTCATTTGTTCAAACCAATACTGATTGATtttacacactctctctcacagacacacagacacacagaggttTGTGCAGTAGAGTGTCCTCAGATGTGCAGGGAGTTGAAGAGCTTCCTGGGAACTCCAGGCTCCAGCAGTTTCCCCGCTGGCTGTTGTTGTGGAGTTTCGTTTCTGAGGACAGAGCCGTTCTCCTTGTCCTCCGTCAAGCCGCCGTAACACCTCCGGCACACCGCCTGGTATTTGTCAGCTCCTCCGATCACCTCCACCTGAAACCAAACGGGAAGAGAACGCCTCCATGATTATATATAATAGATCATAATTTATTTTCCCACCCATTGCTCCAGGTCGTGATGGGTTCTTGtacaccccccaccctccctcaCCTCCTTCTCCGCCCCCAGCCTCTTGGTGTAGGCAGCTTCATTGTAGCATTGCATGCAAACGGCGTGCAGCTTCACCACGCTCTCGGCCAGAGGAACCAGGTTCAGGATGTTTCCGAATGGCTGCAggagaggacaaaaaaaaaaaaaaaaaaaaagcacaagacAGCAGAAAAGCAGCTGGTGAATAAACAAGAGGAGTAATTGAATCACCGAGAACAGGCCGGCTATAGATTGAGGAAAATGAGCGCAGTGTGTCGGAGCAGTCTGTGCTGTTTGTTTAGTAATCTGTAGAAATGCAGCTCGTCTGGAacgttctgttgtttttctgcaggccatactCAGTGGATTTGTGGGTATTTCAGCAGAGATAAGTCCTCATTTTAATAGAATGAGGACTTTTCTGAATGATtagtaaaaaaaagtcattgggCCTGTAATTTTAAAATCATGTCTCTGTAATGAATACAAATGAGGGCAGATTTTCAGTCTTTAGTGTTTGGTTTTTCCTTCATAGTTAAAATCATTCAGGTGGGGACATGATCATACTGACTGATCACACTCACTTTTCTTTGAAAGGTTCCATCCAAAGCAGCCACGATGATGGTCTTCCCTAAGTTGGCCATCTCCTCACAGAACTCCACCACGTCTGGaaactgcagacagacacaTAAATCGATTATTCTTTTAGAAACACTCTATGACAAAATGTTCCTGCAGCATCAGGTCACTTATTCAGAGATTTctgtgtgaaaaaagaaaaaggcagcaCACTGAGACACTCACAAACTGTCCTTCATCGATACCAATGACGCACGCTCTCAGCGCCGCAGGCCGCACGTCTGCCAGGCAACTGGCCGGTACAGCTTCCATTGTGTATctgaacaagaagaagaagaaaaaattacacattttaattgaaGTTTTCCCCCCAAATTAGGTAAACAAATCATTTGACAAAGGCTTTGTTCAGAATTCATAACACTACAGCAtggaaaattcagtttttaatgaATAGCAATGAATGAATATTGTTTCAAAATATAAATTACACTTTTAAAAGAGAATTATAGATGCAATTCAGACATTTTGATACAAGTTATTGAGGAATAAACAACTTATGACTTATAACagcatgtgaatgtgtgcagcttcacctgcaggCTGAACAGTTCATTACAACCGATTCCACATCTGAGTCCGaaacaatttaaatgaaaacttcTAAATTTGGAAAGTTCCATCAGATTCCTGTACATGtaatgttttgcttttctttatgAAGACAAGTAGAAATCAGTATGTGAAATAAATACACATGTATGTGCcacttgaaacattttgaactgTAAAACACCTACTTTTTTTAGTGCATCTTTGTAAAAATACAGAATCAAACATCACATGGGCGTTACAGTGATGACTGTGAGGCCCTCAGCTAAACACTGAAGGACTTACTTGTCATGTGTGGCCATGCCGGTGTCTGAGTAACGCGTGTCTTTGGCATATTTGACCAGCAAGCAGTTATACTGAGCAAGCTGGAAGCGGCGCACTCTTCTCATCAGCTCAgtgctgcaaaaataaaaagtgaatatTCATTATTCACCAATACAGAGATTGGAGGATGTTACACCTGAGCTTCAGCCTCTGCACCGGCTGCATGCGTGTCAAAGAATCCACTTCAGAATCTGACTTCTGCTCAGTAAAGTGTTGAATCATCTCGGGTGTAAATATATCTGACAATTACTAGTAGAATACGAACCGTCCACACCCCTGAGGGCCTCAGGAAGTGGTGTACTAAGAATTCCCAGAGTCAGAGGTAACATGGTGAAACAGCTTTTGTTTCTACCTAAAGAACAAACTtcctgaggactgctgacactCTCCATTAGGGTATTTGATGTGATTTTCTAATAAACAatggattttccttttttttttttttcttacaaccTGCATCTtaaaaatggggtttatttatttactatgGCTTTTGtacttccttttcctctttgtaGATCAATTAGAAGTGCATTGCATCTGAAAGGTGCTAAATCTTCTTTGACATTAAATTCGTCTGTATATTAGTGTGTCAGATCTATGTAAAGCTCAGAAAGCATCTTGGTACATAATTTCTGGATATAATAATGTTAATTTGCAAAATGCATATACAATAGGCTTAAaatctatgaaaaaaaacaagtgttcaTTTATATACATCTTGAACAGTACATGTGAATCTACACCGCATCTTCACGAATGACAGCTGTAAACACAAGGAAGAATTTGGCGGGATGATGAACTGCAGGCGGAAAATGCAGCAAGTATCATTTTAGCAGCCATGTAAACATTGTAGATGAATGACATGAACACTTCAAACCTTTACAAGACGACttgtgaaagaaaaactcaCCTTTTGCCTGAAAACATCGGTCCAAAGATGACCTGCAGAAGACAAAGCAGCTGTTCAGTCCGACGAAGGACAAAGTAAACAAAACTCCCCGTACCGCTTCAGGTTTGTATGTGACATTAAAGGAAACTTATTTTATGGGGAGTTAAATTTGTTTAATGTTAAAAACAGAGCGAACTCGTTTCCTACCTGGATTTGTCCTCTGGCTCTCCTCGGGGAGTTTGGTAGAACTTTCGGAAAGTCCACGCAGTCCATTTTTACTGAAATATACACAAACTAAAcagctaaaataaataaaaagtaaaaaattctaaataaatCTAGGAGGTATCTTGCTCCTTTCGCTGAAGATAACTTAAATTCCGCGCGCCCGCGGGTTTCTGCGCTTTATTTGACTCTAGACCAATCAGAACGGAGGCACGTGACTTCCT
The nucleotide sequence above comes from Salarias fasciatus chromosome 6, fSalaFa1.1, whole genome shotgun sequence. Encoded proteins:
- the tk1 gene encoding thymidine kinase, cytosolic is translated as MDCVDFPKVLPNSPRRARGQIQVIFGPMFSGKSTELMRRVRRFQLAQYNCLLVKYAKDTRYSDTGMATHDKYTMEAVPASCLADVRPAALRACVIGIDEGQFFPDVVEFCEEMANLGKTIIVAALDGTFQRKPFGNILNLVPLAESVVKLHAVCMQCYNEAAYTKRLGAEKEVEVIGGADKYQAVCRRCYGGLTEDKENGSVLRNETPQQQPAGKLLEPGVPRKLFNSLHI
- the syngr2b gene encoding synaptogyrin-2b is translated as MEGVSAYGAALAGRGFDFQKFIRQPQTIVRLLSWVFAIVVFGCITSEGYINPPYSKQVKCIFNQNDSACQYAVTIGVLGFLACVAFLLLDVYVPFMSNAQERKYAVIADLGFSGAWTFLWFVCFCLLANQWSFTQDISGIPEDAARATIAFSFFSIATWGILTYFALGRFRRGVNDVSIPAYTEPPPAPDHHTPYPPTYTPTSYNPTTYTPTTYTAYPGEPATDVSQQPPYDPGLQPPQGDYQPPKY